In Notamacropus eugenii isolate mMacEug1 chromosome 1, mMacEug1.pri_v2, whole genome shotgun sequence, one genomic interval encodes:
- the MRPL55 gene encoding large ribosomal subunit protein mL55, translating to MAAVRVIGFLQQNLAKVGFPMSHHLHTSSILLNSNRASLTRMHRKTYARLYPVMLVKQDGSTIHIRYKEPRRILTMPVDIDTLSAEERRMRLRKRSPKYMEVEKKEAEFGDDFNVEQYAKFWRKN from the exons ATGGCAGCTGTAAGAGTGATTGG CTTCCTACAGCAGAATTTAGCGAAGGTCGGCTTTCCCATGTCACATCACCTGCATACGTCCTCCATCCTGCTCAACTCCAACAGGGCCTCTCTCACTCGAATGCATAGGAAGACTTATGCTCGGTTGTATCCAGTGATGTTGGTCAAGCAAGATGGATCTACCATTCATATCAGATATAAGGAGCCTCGGCGGATCCTCACA ATGCCAGTAGATATTGACACACTTTCtgcagaggaaagaagaatgagacTACGCAAGCGGAGTCCCAAGTATatggaagtggaaaaaaaagaggcagaatttgGAGATGACTTCAATGTGGAACAGTACGCAAAattctggaggaaaaactga